A single window of Microbispora hainanensis DNA harbors:
- a CDS encoding sugar ABC transporter permease yields MTRTPVARTRPEKQATGKRAPGKRAPGKRATGEQAAGERAPGKQRATGRQATGQWAAWAFLAPVVVYLLAFYVYPLYRNVDLSLRNYTVRSFVQGDAPFTGFANYAKVFADATFGPALWHTVVFTVVSLAFQFTIGLALAVFFSRNFRLSATLRALFLVPWLLPLIVSSSTWSWMLNSESGVVNAALSWVGVGPVNWLTSPDWSLWSVTIANIWIGIPFNLVVLYSGLQAIPSHIHEAAALDGATGWQRFWRVTFPLLRPVSAITLLLGLVYTLKVFDIIWIMTKGGPSDASTTLATWSYRLGFGNLLPSFGPGAAVGNLLIVIALVFGLVYIRTQRRQGTA; encoded by the coding sequence TTGACGCGAACTCCGGTGGCGCGCACCCGGCCAGAAAAGCAGGCAACAGGAAAGCGGGCTCCAGGAAAGCGGGCTCCAGGAAAGCGGGCTACGGGAGAGCAGGCGGCAGGGGAGCGGGCGCCTGGAAAGCAGCGGGCAACGGGTAGGCAGGCGACGGGGCAGTGGGCGGCATGGGCGTTCCTCGCGCCCGTCGTCGTCTATCTGCTCGCGTTCTACGTCTATCCGCTGTATCGCAACGTCGATCTGAGCCTGCGTAACTACACGGTGCGTTCGTTCGTGCAGGGGGACGCGCCGTTCACGGGGTTCGCCAACTACGCGAAGGTGTTCGCCGATGCCACCTTCGGCCCGGCGCTGTGGCACACGGTGGTGTTCACCGTGGTGTCGCTGGCCTTCCAGTTCACCATCGGGCTTGCGCTGGCGGTGTTCTTCAGCCGCAACTTCCGGCTGTCGGCGACGCTGCGGGCGTTGTTCCTGGTGCCGTGGCTGCTGCCGCTGATCGTGTCGTCCTCGACCTGGTCGTGGATGCTCAACAGCGAGTCGGGCGTGGTCAACGCGGCCCTGAGCTGGGTCGGCGTCGGCCCGGTCAACTGGCTGACCTCGCCGGACTGGTCGCTGTGGTCGGTGACCATCGCCAACATCTGGATCGGCATCCCGTTCAACCTGGTGGTGCTCTACAGCGGGCTGCAGGCGATCCCCTCCCACATCCACGAGGCGGCGGCCCTGGACGGGGCGACCGGCTGGCAGCGGTTCTGGCGGGTGACGTTCCCGCTGCTGCGGCCGGTCTCGGCGATCACGCTGCTGCTCGGGCTGGTCTACACGCTCAAGGTGTTCGACATCATCTGGATCATGACGAAGGGCGGCCCGAGCGACGCGTCCACGACGCTGGCCACCTGGTCCTACCGGCTCGGCTTCGGCAACCTGCTGCCGTCCTTCGGACCCGGCGCGGCGGTCGGCAACCTGCTGATCGTGATCGCGCTGGTCTTCGGCCTCGTCTACATCCGTACGCAGCGAAGGCAGGGCACGGCATGA
- a CDS encoding carbohydrate ABC transporter permease → MRRLKTAVGLALTAVMLFPVYWMINVSFTRDQDMRKSPPYWFPVHGTLDGYRAVLEQQGPYLATSLVVGLGTVALTLVIAAPAAYSLAKLRPRGGGVLSFVLLIAQMIPGIIMAMGFYAIFLSTGVLNTVPGLIVADSTLAVPFAVLILATFMSGIPEELMQAARVDGAGALRTFVSIVLPVSRNSVITVSLFAFLWAWSDFVFASTLDQGGAHQPITLGIYHYIGNNNQEWNAIMATAVVASIPAAVLLIVAQRYVAAGVTAGAVKD, encoded by the coding sequence ATGAGGCGGCTGAAGACCGCCGTCGGGCTGGCGCTGACGGCCGTGATGCTGTTCCCCGTCTACTGGATGATCAACGTCTCGTTCACCCGCGACCAGGACATGCGCAAGTCGCCGCCCTACTGGTTCCCGGTGCACGGCACGCTGGACGGCTACCGCGCGGTGCTGGAGCAGCAGGGGCCCTACCTCGCCACCAGCCTCGTCGTCGGGCTGGGCACCGTGGCCCTGACCCTGGTGATCGCGGCGCCCGCGGCATACTCGCTGGCCAAGCTGCGCCCGCGCGGCGGCGGCGTGCTGAGCTTCGTGCTGCTCATCGCCCAGATGATCCCGGGGATCATCATGGCGATGGGCTTCTACGCCATCTTCCTGAGCACCGGCGTGCTCAACACCGTCCCCGGGCTGATCGTGGCCGACTCCACCCTCGCGGTGCCGTTCGCCGTGCTGATCCTCGCCACGTTCATGTCCGGCATCCCCGAGGAGCTGATGCAGGCGGCCCGGGTGGACGGCGCGGGCGCGCTGCGCACGTTCGTCTCGATCGTGCTGCCGGTCAGCCGCAACTCGGTCATCACGGTGTCGCTGTTCGCGTTCCTGTGGGCCTGGTCGGACTTCGTCTTCGCCTCCACCCTCGACCAGGGCGGCGCCCACCAGCCGATCACGCTCGGCATCTACCACTACATCGGCAACAACAACCAGGAGTGGAACGCCATCATGGCCACCGCCGTGGTCGCCTCCATCCCGGCCGCCGTTCTGCTCATCGTCGCTCAGCGTTACGTCGCCGCCGGGGTCACCGCCGGCGCCGTCAAGGACTGA
- a CDS encoding amylo-alpha-1,6-glucosidase, whose amino-acid sequence MTVAASGPVFSLREIPFSYRGSWFGFSPVVAQNTYARDVHLVSHQTGMHPILRLAPSADSEVTATPHRLTWSRADGRIDLAYENADTVRLRGRGLGLSLLAADPVLTPFSGPYFYQDPADGSFVFTVYQTGRRYRVTVLAGQAEARGTQALGTAERGVVLSGEWEIAVEEYETARAPYTRTDDFERVAEAARAEFDAFTAAVAPWRSDRTPAAELAAYVLWSATVRPAGFVTRPAVLMSKHWMDKVWSWDHCFNAIALADGLPGLAWDQFRLPFDHQDEAGALPDSVTHSEILYNFVKPPIHGWALRHLPPAAEPEKVYRLLERWTGFWLTARRVPGRELPHYQHGNDSGWDNATTFDPERVVETADLAAFLVLQMRELARRAPDPSAAARWSGAADRMRDALLAELWTGDRFVARGARSGRTWPSSSLLDLMPIVLGDELPEPVHTALAARIAAHLTAFGPATEHPESEHYQDDGYWRGPIWAPSTVLIEDGLRRAGHAELADEISARFRGLCERSGFAENFDARTGEGLRDRAYTWTASAYLILAAAHERRHEQRGERRHEQRAQPADTPA is encoded by the coding sequence ATGACCGTCGCCGCTTCAGGCCCGGTGTTCTCCCTGCGGGAAATCCCGTTCAGCTATCGCGGCTCCTGGTTCGGCTTCTCGCCGGTGGTCGCCCAGAACACCTACGCGCGGGACGTGCATCTGGTCTCCCATCAGACCGGCATGCATCCGATCCTGCGGCTGGCGCCGTCCGCGGACAGCGAGGTCACAGCCACGCCCCACCGGCTCACCTGGAGCCGCGCGGACGGCCGGATCGACCTCGCGTACGAGAACGCCGACACGGTGCGGCTGCGTGGCCGGGGCCTCGGGCTGAGCCTCCTGGCCGCCGACCCCGTCCTGACGCCGTTCAGCGGTCCGTACTTCTACCAGGACCCGGCGGACGGCTCGTTCGTCTTCACCGTCTACCAGACCGGCCGCCGCTACCGGGTGACGGTGCTCGCCGGGCAGGCCGAGGCGCGGGGCACGCAGGCGCTCGGCACCGCGGAGCGGGGCGTCGTGCTGAGCGGCGAGTGGGAGATCGCCGTCGAGGAGTACGAGACCGCCCGCGCCCCCTACACACGTACGGACGACTTCGAGCGGGTGGCCGAGGCGGCGCGGGCCGAGTTCGACGCGTTCACGGCGGCGGTCGCCCCCTGGCGCAGCGACCGGACGCCCGCGGCCGAGCTGGCCGCCTACGTCCTGTGGTCGGCGACCGTGCGCCCCGCCGGGTTCGTCACCCGGCCGGCCGTGCTGATGTCCAAGCACTGGATGGACAAGGTGTGGAGCTGGGACCACTGCTTCAACGCCATCGCCCTCGCGGACGGCCTGCCCGGCCTGGCGTGGGACCAGTTCCGGCTGCCCTTCGACCACCAGGACGAGGCGGGCGCGCTGCCCGACTCCGTCACCCACTCGGAGATCCTCTACAACTTCGTCAAGCCGCCCATCCACGGCTGGGCACTGCGCCACCTCCCGCCCGCCGCCGAGCCGGAGAAGGTCTACCGGCTGCTGGAACGCTGGACGGGATTCTGGCTCACGGCGCGGCGCGTCCCGGGCCGCGAACTGCCCCACTACCAGCACGGCAACGACAGCGGCTGGGACAACGCCACCACCTTCGACCCCGAACGCGTCGTGGAGACCGCCGACCTGGCCGCGTTCCTCGTCCTGCAGATGCGCGAGCTGGCCCGCCGCGCCCCGGACCCGTCCGCGGCGGCCCGCTGGTCCGGCGCCGCCGACCGGATGCGCGACGCGCTGCTCGCCGAGCTGTGGACGGGGGACCGCTTCGTCGCCCGTGGAGCGCGCTCCGGGCGCACCTGGCCGAGCTCCAGCCTGCTCGACCTCATGCCCATCGTGCTCGGCGACGAGCTCCCCGAGCCGGTGCACACGGCGCTCGCCGCACGCATCGCCGCGCACCTGACCGCGTTCGGGCCCGCCACCGAGCACCCCGAGTCCGAGCACTACCAGGACGACGGCTACTGGCGGGGGCCGATCTGGGCCCCCTCGACAGTGCTCATCGAGGACGGCCTGCGCCGCGCCGGGCACGCCGAGCTCGCCGACGAGATCAGCGCCCGTTTCCGCGGGCTCTGCGAGCGGTCCGGTTTCGCGGAGAACTTCGACGCGCGCACCGGCGAGGGGCTGCGCGACCGCGCCTACACCTGGACGGCCAGCGCCTACCTCATCCTCGCCGCCGCCCATGAGAGGCGACACGAGCAGCGAGGCGAACGGCGACACGAGCAGCGGGCCCAGCCGGCGGACACCCCCGCGTAG
- a CDS encoding serine/threonine-protein kinase — protein MVPSTLGGRYELEELIGQGGMGEVWRGRDLRAHRPVAVKILTPQVAGVASRERFAREARAAARVVHPNVVTVLDVGEQDARPYLVMELLTGRSLAAELQDRGSYGVAEACHLMSQAAAGLDAAHRAGVVHRDVKPANLHLTASGLLKVVDFGVAQVATEAARLTMVGTVVGTAAYLAPEQIDGRGGGSACDLYALGCVCYELLCGHPPFTGSAPELVYQHIHQAPVPPGRHRPDIPAELERLIMALLAKDPAARPADAEVARRILAAVALSAGRPAWEAGTPAPPPAPYAGGARAGDTALLDAPLLDTPPPVGPAGRTAGMSPERRTLLRLGAAVAGLAVVTIGVAALSDGGGQAEPAAAAPSPTGTSPGRVSPSPTRATRTPSPRPSSEPSPKPSSIPSPKPSPTPPARPVYRNYQEWLAAFEHALQEQERRGGIEPRLARDAHEAIRKTARDMSRGPGRGRGGNRSDKAARRVRDILIKLRQARQAGRIADGPLVDFLNATGISGR, from the coding sequence GTGGTGCCGTCCACGCTCGGCGGGCGTTACGAGCTGGAGGAGCTGATCGGCCAGGGCGGGATGGGCGAGGTCTGGCGCGGCCGGGACCTGCGGGCGCACCGTCCCGTGGCGGTGAAGATCCTCACGCCGCAGGTCGCCGGGGTCGCCTCGCGGGAGCGCTTCGCCCGCGAGGCCAGGGCCGCCGCCCGCGTCGTCCACCCGAACGTGGTGACGGTGCTCGACGTGGGCGAGCAGGACGCGCGGCCCTACCTGGTGATGGAGCTGCTCACCGGCCGCAGCCTGGCCGCCGAGCTGCAGGACCGGGGCAGCTATGGCGTGGCGGAGGCGTGCCACCTCATGAGCCAGGCCGCCGCCGGCCTGGACGCCGCGCACCGCGCCGGGGTCGTGCACCGGGACGTCAAACCCGCCAACCTGCACCTCACCGCGAGCGGCTTGCTCAAGGTGGTCGACTTCGGCGTCGCCCAGGTGGCGACCGAGGCGGCGCGGCTGACCATGGTGGGCACCGTCGTCGGCACCGCCGCCTACCTGGCTCCCGAGCAGATCGACGGCAGGGGCGGCGGCTCCGCCTGCGATCTCTACGCGCTGGGGTGCGTCTGCTACGAGCTGCTGTGCGGGCACCCCCCGTTCACCGGGTCGGCCCCCGAGCTGGTTTATCAGCACATCCACCAGGCCCCGGTGCCGCCCGGCCGGCACCGGCCCGACATCCCCGCCGAGCTGGAGCGCCTGATCATGGCGCTGCTGGCCAAGGACCCCGCCGCCCGGCCCGCCGACGCCGAGGTCGCCCGCCGGATCCTCGCGGCCGTCGCCCTTTCGGCCGGACGGCCGGCGTGGGAGGCGGGAACGCCCGCTCCGCCTCCGGCACCGTACGCCGGCGGCGCGCGGGCGGGCGACACGGCGCTGCTCGACGCCCCGCTGCTCGACACCCCGCCGCCCGTCGGCCCGGCGGGCCGTACGGCGGGGATGTCGCCCGAGCGGCGCACGCTCCTCCGGCTCGGCGCTGCGGTGGCGGGACTCGCCGTGGTCACGATCGGGGTGGCGGCCCTGTCCGACGGCGGAGGGCAGGCGGAGCCCGCGGCCGCGGCGCCCAGCCCCACCGGGACGTCACCGGGGAGGGTCTCGCCCAGCCCGACGCGGGCGACCAGGACACCGTCACCACGGCCATCCTCCGAACCATCCCCGAAACCGTCCTCGATACCGTCCCCGAAGCCGTCTCCCACGCCGCCCGCACGCCCCGTCTACCGCAACTACCAGGAGTGGCTGGCCGCCTTCGAGCACGCCCTGCAGGAGCAGGAGCGGCGGGGCGGCATCGAGCCGAGGCTGGCCCGCGACGCCCACGAGGCGATCAGGAAGACGGCCAGGGACATGTCCAGAGGCCCGGGCAGAGGCCGGGGAGGAAACAGGAGCGACAAGGCCGCGCGGCGCGTCCGCGACATCCTGATCAAGCTCCGGCAGGCGCGTCAGGCCGGCAGGATCGCCGACGGCCCGCTGGTCGACTTCCTGAACGCCACCGGCATCAGCGGGCGGTAG
- a CDS encoding Lrp/AsnC family transcriptional regulator — protein sequence MAEIDDIDHRLLRLLREDGRRTFSEMAAEIGLSVAAVKRRVDRLREIGVITGFTVRIDYAKLGWGIEAFTELRYPGTTPVGKIVRTATDVPEVQEVFTIAGDPDALIHVRVRDLGHLQQVIDRLRRAGDVTGTKTLLVLGTWTRDLGPVEDLSRRPSGPTAR from the coding sequence ATGGCGGAGATCGACGACATCGACCACCGGCTGCTGCGCCTGCTGCGCGAGGACGGGCGCAGGACGTTCTCCGAGATGGCCGCCGAGATCGGCCTGTCGGTGGCCGCCGTCAAGCGGCGGGTCGACCGCCTGAGGGAGATCGGCGTCATCACGGGCTTCACCGTGCGGATCGACTACGCCAAGCTCGGCTGGGGCATCGAGGCGTTCACCGAGCTGCGCTATCCGGGCACGACCCCGGTCGGCAAGATCGTCCGTACCGCCACGGACGTGCCGGAGGTGCAGGAGGTGTTCACCATCGCCGGAGACCCGGACGCGCTCATCCACGTCCGGGTCCGCGACCTCGGGCACCTCCAGCAGGTCATCGACCGCCTGCGCCGCGCGGGCGACGTGACCGGCACCAAGACCCTGCTCGTGCTCGGCACGTGGACCCGCGACCTCGGGCCGGTCGAGGACCTCAGTCGTCGTCCTTCCGGTCCTACCGCCCGCTGA
- a CDS encoding indolepyruvate ferredoxin oxidoreductase family protein, translating into MSRPPVTLDDKYAAERGTVLISGVQALVRLTLEQRRLDAERGLDTRVFVSGYPGSPLGGVDLEMARAARFLEEAGVVARPGLNEELAATAVAGTQLLAQVPGRRHEGVTGFWYGKNPGLDRAADAIRHGNLAGTAPLGGAVAWIGDDPGSKSSTVPSSCEPMCQSLSMPLLAPGSVAEVVELGLHAVALSRATGLWAGLKIVADVADSSATVDLGALRETIRTGVPAPERVDRGAPPTLVGPASLEAEHDMLTRRLGLARAYARAHGLNRVTHDAPRATTGLLASGTSYAVVLRALADLGLDEAAMDHLGLRLIRLAMPFPLAYDDLAAMTDGLDRVLVVEDKVPFLEGHLKQALYDTGQRPDVLGRELLTARGTLGAEDVAGALATCLGPDRLPRQAAVLTRGPATGREKRRLLPLVAARTPYFCSGCPHNASTRASDDTLVGAGIGCHAMIALDGNGRGRQVGMTQMGGEGAQWFGLAPFTSDRHFTQNLGDGTFHHSGSLAIRAAVAAGVSMTYKLLYNDAVAMTGGQRAEGRLDVPALTRSLAAEGVRRIVVTTPEPETYRAVRLAPIASVRHRDDLAEVEKELAAIDGVTVLIHDDRCAAEERRLRKRGKLPTPTARVVVNERVCEGCGDCGDASTCLSVQPVETEFGRKTRIHQASCNSDLSCLKGDCPSFLLVEPGPRTSRPVPGPPPVTLTEPVSRFPDRSVLLRMPGIGGTGVVTVSQILQMAAHLDGLHAAGLDQTGLAQKGGPVVSDVRISPRPITGSVRAARGTADVLVCFDVLGAAADDTLAVAAPGRTVAVVNTAIVPTAAMVTGRAALSGPGDAVARIASATASEDVLHLDAGALSEALFGDHMPANLVLVGAAYQHGCIPISADAIESAIRLNGGSSSAAVEQNLAAFRWGRAAVIDHEAVSRAAFPAVSRAAFGAGFPRQETAAPPVADGLEETLAVRIADLTGYQNAAYARSYEKDVREVAALAAERAGEEAGARIGLAYARGLHKLMAYKDEYEVARLHLDPVERARREREFGPGATVSVLLHPPLLRAMGLKRKIRLRRSAGVVFRGLRAARVLRGTAFDVFGHAAVRRVERTLVVEYRELMRRALDRLTPATAAAVAEIAALPDLIRGYEDIKLARVAEFRDRAATLLAELNEPAHESAHEPFLQESS; encoded by the coding sequence GTGTCCAGGCCTCCCGTCACGCTCGACGACAAGTACGCCGCCGAGCGCGGCACCGTGCTGATCTCGGGCGTCCAGGCCCTCGTACGGCTGACGCTGGAGCAGCGCCGCCTCGACGCGGAGCGCGGGCTGGACACCCGGGTCTTCGTCTCCGGATATCCCGGCTCGCCGCTGGGCGGGGTCGACCTGGAGATGGCCAGGGCCGCGCGGTTCCTCGAGGAGGCGGGCGTGGTGGCCCGGCCCGGCCTCAATGAGGAGCTCGCGGCCACGGCGGTCGCGGGCACCCAGCTCCTCGCCCAGGTGCCGGGCCGCAGGCACGAGGGGGTGACCGGGTTCTGGTACGGAAAGAACCCGGGCCTCGACCGGGCCGCCGACGCGATCCGGCACGGCAACCTCGCCGGCACCGCGCCGCTCGGCGGGGCGGTGGCGTGGATCGGCGACGACCCCGGCAGCAAGTCGTCGACCGTGCCCAGCTCGTGTGAGCCGATGTGCCAGAGCCTGTCGATGCCGCTGCTCGCCCCCGGCTCCGTGGCGGAGGTCGTCGAGCTCGGGCTGCACGCGGTGGCGCTGTCGCGGGCCACCGGCCTCTGGGCCGGGCTGAAGATCGTCGCCGACGTCGCCGACTCCTCCGCCACCGTCGACCTCGGAGCGTTGCGCGAGACCATCCGCACCGGCGTCCCGGCGCCGGAACGCGTGGACCGCGGGGCACCGCCCACCCTGGTCGGCCCGGCCTCGCTGGAGGCCGAGCACGACATGCTCACCCGCAGGCTCGGCCTGGCCCGCGCGTACGCCCGCGCGCACGGCCTCAACCGGGTGACCCACGACGCGCCGCGGGCCACGACGGGCCTGCTCGCGTCTGGCACCTCCTACGCCGTCGTCCTGCGCGCGCTCGCCGATCTCGGCCTGGACGAGGCCGCGATGGACCACCTCGGCCTGCGGCTCATCCGGCTCGCCATGCCGTTCCCGCTCGCGTACGACGATCTCGCCGCCATGACCGACGGGCTCGACCGGGTGCTCGTGGTGGAGGACAAGGTGCCGTTCCTGGAAGGGCACCTCAAGCAGGCGCTGTACGACACCGGTCAGCGTCCCGACGTCCTCGGCCGGGAACTGCTGACCGCGCGCGGCACGCTCGGCGCGGAGGACGTGGCCGGGGCGCTCGCCACCTGCCTCGGTCCGGACCGCCTTCCCCGGCAGGCGGCCGTCCTCACGCGCGGCCCGGCCACCGGCAGGGAGAAGCGCCGTCTGCTCCCGCTGGTCGCCGCCCGCACGCCGTACTTCTGCTCGGGCTGCCCGCACAACGCCTCCACGCGCGCCTCCGACGACACGCTGGTGGGCGCGGGCATCGGCTGCCACGCCATGATCGCCCTGGACGGGAACGGGCGCGGCAGGCAGGTCGGCATGACGCAGATGGGAGGCGAGGGCGCCCAGTGGTTCGGCCTTGCCCCCTTCACCTCCGACCGCCACTTCACCCAGAACCTCGGTGACGGCACCTTCCACCACTCCGGTTCCCTGGCCATTCGTGCCGCCGTCGCGGCCGGCGTCTCGATGACCTACAAGCTGCTCTACAACGACGCCGTGGCGATGACCGGCGGGCAGCGCGCCGAGGGCCGCCTCGATGTCCCGGCGCTGACGCGGTCGCTGGCCGCCGAGGGCGTGCGCCGGATCGTGGTCACCACGCCGGAGCCGGAGACCTACCGCGCCGTCCGGCTGGCCCCGATCGCGTCCGTACGGCACCGCGACGATCTCGCGGAGGTGGAGAAGGAGCTCGCCGCGATCGACGGGGTGACCGTGCTGATCCACGACGATCGCTGCGCGGCCGAGGAACGGCGGCTGCGTAAACGCGGCAAACTGCCCACGCCGACGGCCAGGGTCGTGGTCAACGAGCGGGTGTGCGAGGGCTGCGGCGACTGCGGGGACGCCTCCACCTGCCTGTCCGTGCAGCCGGTGGAGACCGAGTTCGGCCGCAAGACCCGCATCCACCAGGCGTCGTGCAATTCCGACCTGAGCTGTCTCAAGGGCGACTGCCCGTCGTTCCTGCTCGTCGAACCAGGTCCCCGGACTTCGCGTCCGGTGCCCGGACCGCCGCCGGTGACGCTGACCGAGCCCGTGTCGCGCTTCCCGGACCGCTCGGTGCTGCTGCGGATGCCCGGCATCGGCGGCACGGGCGTGGTGACCGTCTCGCAGATCCTGCAGATGGCCGCCCACCTCGACGGCCTGCACGCCGCCGGGCTCGACCAGACCGGGCTGGCCCAGAAGGGCGGCCCGGTCGTCAGCGACGTGCGGATCTCGCCGCGGCCGATCACCGGCTCGGTCCGCGCCGCCCGCGGCACCGCCGACGTCCTCGTCTGCTTCGACGTGCTCGGCGCCGCCGCCGACGACACCCTCGCCGTCGCCGCTCCGGGGCGCACGGTCGCCGTGGTGAACACCGCGATCGTGCCCACGGCCGCCATGGTCACCGGCCGCGCCGCGCTCTCCGGGCCCGGGGACGCGGTCGCCCGCATCGCGTCGGCCACCGCCTCGGAGGACGTCCTGCACCTGGACGCCGGGGCGCTGTCGGAGGCGTTGTTCGGCGACCACATGCCCGCCAACCTCGTGCTCGTCGGCGCGGCCTACCAGCACGGCTGCATCCCGATCTCGGCCGACGCGATCGAGAGCGCCATCCGCCTCAACGGTGGTTCCAGCAGTGCAGCCGTGGAGCAGAACCTGGCCGCCTTCCGCTGGGGGCGCGCCGCCGTGATCGACCACGAGGCCGTGTCCCGGGCCGCGTTCCCGGCTGTGTCCCGGGCCGCGTTCGGGGCCGGCTTCCCCCGGCAGGAGACGGCCGCGCCGCCCGTCGCCGACGGGCTGGAGGAGACCCTCGCCGTACGCATCGCCGACCTGACCGGCTACCAGAACGCCGCCTACGCCCGCTCGTACGAAAAGGACGTGCGCGAGGTGGCCGCGCTGGCCGCCGAGCGGGCGGGGGAGGAGGCCGGCGCGCGCATCGGGCTCGCGTACGCCCGGGGGCTGCACAAGCTCATGGCCTACAAGGACGAGTACGAGGTCGCCCGGCTGCACCTCGACCCGGTGGAACGGGCCCGGCGCGAGCGGGAGTTCGGCCCCGGGGCCACCGTGTCGGTGCTGCTGCATCCGCCGCTGCTGCGGGCGATGGGCCTCAAGCGCAAGATCAGGCTGCGCCGGTCGGCCGGGGTCGTGTTCCGCGGGCTGCGGGCCGCCCGCGTGCTGCGCGGCACCGCGTTCGACGTGTTCGGGCACGCCGCCGTCCGCCGGGTGGAGCGTACGCTGGTCGTGGAGTATCGCGAGCTGATGCGGCGCGCGCTCGACCGGCTCACCCCCGCGACCGCCGCGGCCGTCGCGGAGATCGCCGCCCTGCCGGACCTGATCCGGGGGTATGAGGACATCAAGCTCGCCCGTGTCGCGGAGTTCCGCGACCGCGCCGCCACCCTTCTCGCCGAGCTGAACGAGCCCGCCCACGAGTCCGCCCACGAGCCCTTCCTCCAGGAGTCATCGTGA
- a CDS encoding acyl-CoA dehydrogenase family protein — MTVDRLLPGEDARDLIDLTREIADKELARRVDEHERAETYPEGLFATLGAAGLLGLPYPEEYGGGGQPYEVYLQVLEELAARWAAVAVAVSVHTLSCLPLAVYGTPEQRERWLPDMLAGRRIGGYSLSEPQAGSDAAALTCKAEKTEGGYRITGTKAWITHGGLADFYALFARTGPGQRGVSCFLAPGHADGLTFGRPEEKMGLHAIPTTTAHWDGVLIDADRLIGEEGQGLPIAFGALDSGRLGIAACAVGLAQAALDEAVAYAKERETFGKKIIDHQGLGFLLADMAAGVDCARATYLDAARRRDAGLPYSRQASVAKLVATDTAMRVTTDAVQVFGGYGYTREFRVERYMREAKIMQIFEGTNQIQRLVISRHLAR, encoded by the coding sequence GTGACCGTCGACCGCCTGCTGCCCGGCGAGGACGCCCGGGACCTCATCGACCTGACCCGTGAGATCGCAGACAAGGAGCTCGCCCGCCGCGTCGACGAGCACGAGCGCGCGGAGACCTATCCCGAGGGCCTGTTCGCCACGCTCGGCGCCGCCGGGCTCCTCGGCCTGCCCTACCCGGAGGAGTACGGCGGCGGAGGCCAGCCGTACGAGGTGTATCTGCAGGTGCTCGAGGAGCTGGCCGCCCGGTGGGCCGCCGTCGCGGTCGCGGTCAGCGTCCACACGCTCTCGTGCCTGCCCCTGGCCGTGTACGGCACGCCGGAGCAGCGGGAGCGCTGGCTGCCCGACATGCTCGCCGGGCGGCGGATCGGCGGCTACAGCCTGTCGGAGCCCCAGGCCGGGTCGGACGCGGCGGCCCTGACCTGCAAGGCCGAGAAGACGGAGGGCGGCTACCGGATCACCGGCACCAAGGCGTGGATCACCCACGGCGGCCTGGCGGACTTCTACGCGCTGTTCGCCCGCACCGGCCCCGGCCAGCGCGGCGTCTCCTGCTTCCTCGCCCCCGGTCACGCCGACGGCCTGACCTTCGGCCGCCCCGAGGAGAAGATGGGCCTGCACGCGATCCCCACCACCACCGCCCACTGGGACGGCGTGCTGATCGACGCCGACCGCCTCATCGGCGAGGAGGGGCAGGGCCTGCCCATCGCCTTCGGCGCGCTCGACTCGGGCAGGCTGGGCATCGCCGCCTGCGCCGTCGGCCTCGCCCAGGCCGCGCTCGACGAGGCCGTGGCGTACGCCAAGGAGCGCGAGACGTTCGGCAAGAAGATCATCGACCATCAGGGGCTCGGGTTCCTGCTCGCCGACATGGCCGCCGGGGTGGACTGCGCCCGGGCGACCTATCTCGACGCGGCCCGCCGCCGCGACGCCGGCCTGCCGTACAGCAGGCAGGCCAGTGTCGCCAAGCTCGTCGCGACCGACACCGCGATGCGGGTCACCACCGACGCGGTCCAGGTCTTCGGCGGGTACGGCTACACGCGCGAGTTCCGCGTCGAGCGCTACATGCGCGAGGCTAAGATCATGCAGATCTTCGAGGGCACCAACCAGATCCAGCGCCTCGTCATCAGCCGCCATCTCGCCCGCTGA
- a CDS encoding NADPH-dependent FMN reductase, with protein sequence MAKPVLQIVIASTRPGRVGLPVAEWFHERAVAKDAFEVELVDLAEVNLPFMDEPNHPRLRQYVHQHTKEWSATIERGDAFAFVTPEYNYGFNAVLKNALDFLHHEWHYKPVGFVSYGGVAAGTRAVQMLKQVVTTLKMVPVFDAVSIPFVTQFLDEEGRLHPNDVMNTAADTMLDELARLAPALRHLRPAA encoded by the coding sequence GTGGCTAAGCCCGTTCTGCAGATCGTCATCGCCAGCACGCGTCCCGGGCGCGTCGGACTGCCGGTGGCGGAGTGGTTCCACGAGCGCGCGGTCGCCAAGGACGCCTTCGAGGTCGAGCTCGTCGACCTCGCCGAGGTGAACCTGCCGTTCATGGACGAGCCCAACCACCCGCGGCTCCGGCAGTACGTCCACCAGCACACGAAGGAGTGGAGCGCCACTATCGAGCGCGGCGACGCGTTCGCGTTCGTCACGCCGGAGTACAACTACGGCTTCAACGCCGTGCTGAAGAACGCCCTCGACTTCCTGCACCACGAGTGGCACTACAAGCCGGTCGGATTCGTCAGCTACGGCGGCGTCGCCGCGGGCACGCGGGCGGTGCAGATGCTCAAGCAGGTCGTCACCACGCTCAAGATGGTGCCCGTGTTCGACGCGGTCTCCATCCCCTTCGTCACCCAGTTCCTCGACGAGGAGGGCCGCCTGCACCCCAACGACGTGATGAACACGGCGGCGGACACGATGCTGGATGAACTCGCCCGGCTCGCCCCCGCGCTGCGGCACCTGCGCCCCGCCGCCTGA